cggaaccgcgctgctgctgcggtcgcaggttcgaattctgcctcgggtatggatgtatgtgctgtccttaggttagttaggtttaagtagttctaagtataggggactcatgatctcagatgttaagtcccatagtgcttagagccatgttttttattttttttatgtaaacatACATCCCGCTTTGGGACGGCGAAGATAAGGCAAACGAAGGCATGTACGGAAGTATGTAAATAATTTCCAACGGAAACAGGAAAGGGAATAGTTAGTGTGGTTTGTGGGGAAATATATGTAGAAATTTAGTTTTTCCCTCAATTCCACTGTAATTTCTGAGGTGTCGTGTGCTGTTCGGGACGATAAAGTGAAGTTGGACCATACAAAATGGAGACAAGCATTTTAATTATCGCTGTGTTGCTTCATTAATTCTTTTCGAAAAGAGGGTCGGAGATTGCTTACTTTCTTTAGCACAGTATCAGAAGACGCGACAGGTGCCAGAAGGTTGAGTTTTTATTTTATAACATCGTATGAGGCACATTTTTTTACACCACTGGAATGTGGAGCACATTTTGTATCCTAAACGTCTGCCAGAACAGCATAGTTGTCTTATATTATTCGCACAGATCGTCACTCAATCAACACTTCACACTTGATAAACTGCGTAGGTAGTCTCCAGGTATTTAGGCTCCATTGAATTCGATTTAACCATCAGAGAAATGATATTTCTTCATAACGTCACAAGAAAGTAGCGCTGTATTCTTTCATGTCTATCATACACCTCTTGCGTGCTACAATTTGCGGTAGGTACAGGGTGCGTCAGGAAGAAGGTACATGCTTGGACGATTGATAAAATTATTGATTCGAACAAAAaacttcatgtaaacatatattctattccgaatggtttctgagatagaatactacttttgtacgtttttcttgaataactcgaaaatcaaaCGCTCCCACGAAAACGTGCCGCAGTacaaaactaaactaaattaaattttccaCAAGAAAAGtcgtattcattttttctctagcacTAATAGTTTGCGCTATGAGAGTGCGAGAATACCGAAAATGTCCCACCCGCGTATGTCTTGTAGCTTAGGTAGTGTTTGCAGACCAATTTGAAGCCGTTTGCCGACTTGACAGACCACAAGCGTcaagtatcaaactgttcgtctcagctTCCTCTACAATATTGTGGGatgttgtaaacaatgacagtgtctgaataatattgaaaatatatcataatgtatattaaatgtgttctatctcggaaaccattcggaatgggGTATGTCTCCTGAGTCACCCTATATTTCGAAAGTCTTAATGTTGCAACCTCTTAGTCTTGGTGTTGTAAAAATTGCACCAGATACGTGTCCCTTCAGATATTGAAGGCAAGTGGTTGGCGGATTTGATTAAAGTGCACCTCATCTAGTTCGACTctactgaaatataatgatagctCCAAGGAAAGAATAAGTAGGTTGGGTTTTTGCTCTCTCCAAAGAAGCCTCTTTAGCAGTCCATCCAATAGTAGAGCATCACAAATTATCCATTCCCAAAACAGGTATTCTATCTGAGAACTAGCACGACAAAAGCAAGAGTTATTCATTATCTGTAAGACAAGTCAATATTCTGCCAATCAgtctaaataaatatttcaaaatatttaaacTCTTTACATCTTTGATAAACAGAATtctaaaatttgaaattaattttctatttAGTGTTAGATAATCTGATAGGTCCAGATTTTTCtctatttgtaattattttaacaTACGCTCCCTTTCTTTTCATGTAGTTTCCCAGTGGCTATTAGAAAAAAGAATCCTTATTTGTTTAAAACAAAAAGAGTAACATACAGCATTTATAGAAACACCACGTGTATCGAAAATATGAGACCTAAATAGCAGTAAGATCTTAATTTGCTTTGTTATTACATTGGTTTTCAGTGCCACATCACTCTAAAAAGGCAGGATTCAGTGGGTACAACCTTATCAGACTCCTTGCCTCACAGTGAATGTAGCAGATATCTGATTTCCCATCCCCTCAGTTCATGCAGCTTTTGGACAGTCTCCTTGTGGATTTATACCCTGCTGTTAGTGATCATTTTTGGATTTCTAAGAATCAGATCTGACCCTTGCAAACTGCCAAACGAAATATTATTCTCTCCCttcagtgccggccgaagtggccgcgcggttctggcgctgcagtctggaaccgcgagaccgctacggtcgcaggttcgaatcctgcctcgggcatggatgtgtgtgatgtccttaggttagttaggtttaactagttctaagttctaggggactaatgacctcagcagttgagtcccatagtgctcagagccatttgaaccatttttttctcccttcAGTGTACTAAAAAATGAAGGCATTTCAGATAGGATCTGCACAAGTGTGTATCTAGGGAATAATTTTTTCTCTACAGCAATAATTTATGAACCGATAGCAACCAGAAGAAAAAAATACTTGGTGCTTTTCCCTATGAGtcactttcaaaaatgttcaaatgtgtgtgaaatcttatgggacctaactgctgaggtcatcagtccgtaagcttacacactacttaacctaaattatcctaaggacaaacagacacacaccgatgcccgagggaggactcgaacctccaccgggactagccgtgcagtccacgactgcagcgccctagaccgctcggctaaacccgctcAGCGAGTCAGTTTCCAATGCTGTACTGCAGAGGACGTGTAGACTGTGACATCTCTCTGACGTGGACGGACTCACCTGGGGCACAGCAGGTGCAGCATGAGGCGCGCCTGGGTAGGCTCCAGGATAGGCGCCTGGGTAGGCACCTGGGTATGCACCTGGGTATGCAGGGGCAGCTGGGGCATGGGGAGCGCCCCCAGCGGCGGCGGTGGCCTGAGCGACGGCGGCGAAGTGGGCAGCCTTGGCGGCGGCTACCTCAGGGGTGTCCGCGGGCACCGCGGGGGCCGCGTGCGGCGCTCCAGGGTATGCGCCCGGGTATGCTCCGGGGTAGGCGCCAGGGTAGTAAGCGCCTGGGTAGCCGGGGATCACACCTGCCGTGCACGCTGCCACCAGCGCTGTCAGTACTGCCTGTAGGgacagaaattaaaatatgttgCTGTTGCTTTGCTCATCAGTGGTATAACTGCCAGTATGTAACTAGATATAAGTTTATGTCAGCTGTAACTCGCTGAAAAGTACGTTGTGTTTACCCTACAGCCAGTTCCAtctgtagaaaaaataaaattcccttttaaatatataaatagatACATTTCTTTTCCTGGCCTATCTCGTATCCGCACAAGTCAGCATTTTAATCTGGATTTTACTGTGTCAGGGATGCAGGGTGGCCCTCCTGTCGCCACCTTGCCCCCCTCccccatgtgaaagtgtgagaacgtttttcggaattgcaaatcgtgtaactgagataGGATGTGGGTACCAAACCAGTTTTCACCTAGTCGGAAGTTGGGAGCAGCCTAAACAGCTCATTTGTAGGGCGGATTTGATTCGGTGCCGACGCACCTCCCAGAATCACGGAAGTGGAGTGCTAACGCGCGCGTCCATCTGCGTGGGTAAATACATCTCTCAACGTTTCTCTTAAAGTATTTACGGCTTCCTACATAACTTCCACATCCAATGAATTTGCCTTCTGAAATTTGTTAGTTGTTTTCAAGTTTCCATGTAACGGCTTGATATGCAGAGGTACAGAAACTAACCTTAAGAGGGGAAGGCATGATCATATGCCTTAACGATTATCTTAACTGAAATATTCGACAATAGCCATTGGCTTGCCACTTGCCATATTTCAAGATAACGGCAGCTAACGTTTAAGTTCCTTAACATTCTGAAGATGTGACGAGATATGTGAAAAGAAACCGAGGTTCACATAACGTTGATATAAAACAGAAATGAGATTTCAGAAATGCCTATGACATAGACATAATTGGCTAATGGGCAAGTCTGTCTCATCTCGTCTTTCACTTCCTGTGCTTGTCTCCGTAAGCAGTCAAGCCCCATTAACCTCTATAATGGaacgaaaaaattaatttgttttagcTATTTTCAGCACATGTGAAGTCAGTAACTCGACAGATACAAAGTTAACCGCAGTTCGAGAGCCTAGTActtaagttgaaatttttgtcTCGAGCATAGCATAGTATTTTATTTTGTAAGCATATGAAACAATTTGAGTATCTGGTTTCATCAGAATAAATACGTCTGCTGTGACATTGGTAGACAAATGGTATTCACTTAGAATATGACCAATAAAACAACTAACCGTAAAATTGTATTGTCAGAAACAGACCATGTACAGttaccaacaacaacaactagttcaCGTAGTGCCTTCTGCACTTTCAAAATCGTTTCTGGAATATTAAATTACTTTGCCCCTCTAAGCGAGGAAAAATGCCAAGTTGCCCCATAGACTGCACCCGAGATTACACTGTAAATCTCGCAACCTGGGAGGAATGAAATTTCGAAATATCTGCAGATGAACCATGTCGAGTAATGAACAGTAGTATTCAGAGACCTTAACGTGTATCGGATTAAGTGTATGAGACTCCTTGGCTGACAATGTGTCATCGCTGCTCCTGTGGTGGACGTAAAATTGTTACGGACCTTATCATGACATGATTAGAAATAATTTCCTTACGGCTTGTATTTCCAACTATCCAATGAACGCCATGTTACAAGGATTGGTTGTTGGCCATGTAGTGCCGCCAAACTAACCCACATATTTTATGATTCTTTACGTTATTCATTACCCCCACTGGAGAGTGGTACTAGCAAAAATTACCTTATTCACCACTTCCAAAAAAATTTGGTACTAATAATGATGATAGATAATCCAGCCAAAGCGATGTTGAAGGTGTTTACTCATTTTTTGTCAGTACTCATACCGTGTCGAATATTACCATATCCAGCACCTGGAGTCGTTCCTTTTCCACGAAATCGTAAATTCAAAGCATCTTTTATCTAATGCGATGGTGTCGAGTCAACACACTGATATTCGGTAACAGCGAATAGTCACACGCCTATGGTTCAACGTTCCAGCAGAATCGCAAGCGAGTTGCCCATTTGTCGTGGTTCCTTTTGTCAAATTAAAAGGCTCAGTGTTGATCCTCCGCTTTGCTACAGCTGTAGACGTGACAGATACTACGGAAAAGATGGCTCACTCCGTCTTTGCGAGTAGAAAGGCACTTGGCATAAAATACCACTATCCATGCGTAGTTTCATCCAGTGTGGCTCACTGTTGATGCATAGAAAGATGTATCGGTCTCCCATAGTAATGTATTGTTTGTGGTAGGCACACAGCGACCGAGAACTTGCAATCGAACACAAGACGGGGACGAAGTGCACAGTGGAGATCTCTAGCTGACAACAAAGGCTGGCTCACCAGGGTCCTCATGGTGGTCGTCGTCTGCTGCTGTCCCTGCTGCTGTTGCTGTCCCGCTGCGTCGCCCACAACACTTGCCGTCTGGGTCCCGGCGCCCGGTATATATACGGCGTGTGAGCCGCTCCTAGCCACATTCCAGGGAGGCCCTGCGCGCCGGCCTATCTGCCACAGCGGGGCGAGTCGCCCTGCCTTGACATTTGTCAACTCCACAGCAAGCCGGGAAAACATACTCAGTTATCCACGGTCGCTGCCGCTACCGTGCGGAAACGCGCCGGAACAATGGACACCTGGCTGCGACATTGACGGATAACTATAATAACGCCGGCTCCTTCTCCCATTACTTCAAGGACGGTGCAAGACGTCAAATGTCATTATGACAGATCTCGGTAATGGCCGTGCTCTCCAAGGACATCAGTCGACGATTAAACAGACTAAATGTCAGTAAATGATATATTTCAGGTAAACGGTTAAGTTAATGTGATGGTTATGGAAGAATTCCATACTGTTAATTCCCTTTGATTTTCGTCCCTAGAGAGGTCATTGTGCAGGATATGCCTTGATATTTTTGAAGGAACAGCGGCATTCGTCCAGGAGCATAAAGAaattaatgaacagtgaaatgTAGATGCGGAATTGGCACTCGGGTTTCACTACTCACTATGATAGATTAATATGCATCTCTAGTCTGAAAATAGCTTTAGAGTGTTTAAGTCTGTGATTTTGGTATGTCAGTCCTTTCGGTGTGTCCACAAGTGATTCCTTCTCTCATCCTTCTGCAACTAACCTATCCTCTAAAGAAcctacaattaacatatgttacacCGCCGTGTTCTTTTCCTTTCATTGGTGTGAGTATTAAACATAAATCCAATTCAGCAGACGCAGTTTGGAGTTACGTCATAATGGAATACCCAGCGTCATCCTTAGTGGTGTTTACTGAAGTGTGTCATAAAGGTAATTGTTTATTCGGAAAACCTGTTCGGAGGTCATGCAGGCTGTTTCAGAATTCATGTTTCACACTTCTATAAGTTGTAGAGGGGATTTAGTAGACCAAGTTTTACACTTAAACTCATGTCCAGAATCGTTATCCAACGATGCAACAGAGTGTCAAAGTTGTAGGCGTCGCCGCCTGTAAAGGTATGAATATATACGGTGATCtcctgatgatgttacaaactttgtaGGATGATGGAGAAGCATAAATCTATCAATTTGAGGTAATGATCCCTGTATCGGAAAGCGACGATTCGTAAGGTATAAGCGATAGGCCTACCTCTGACGATGAAATACAAGTACCGGTACAACTGTTACTAAGGTAGGCAACATTTCGAGACGTTATTATGGAACAAATCAAGAAGTACGTTTTGGAAACGAGGGCTTCTAATTGCATATCTTAAGCGCTATAAGCACTTGTACAGCAGATGAGACATATCTCACACtaatcaacaagtgctcatagctcttcaggcagTCCATGTTTAAGAGACCTCTTTCTTGTCTTCGTCTATACTGTCACATCTGAAAGTCGGGTACAAGTATTCCTCATACAGAGGTGTCAGAATGATTTTCGATTGTAACTTGTGACTCGTTCATTTCCGAAACAGGAACCCTTACCCCAAATTCATACATTTATCCGTCtctatcatccttgaaagtttgtaacattatcacgggATCACCTCATATAGATATACATTGACAAGTGCCACCgtgtataactttgacgctctgtagcgttgtcGGTGACGTTTACGGATATGGTtttctatgtaaaacttgatccatTAAGTCCCTTCtataacctctagaagtgtgtaacatgaattgtaaaacatcctgtatatacggttggaaggtggctacactgagccacagcgccagagatcgcgccagagagttttgttccgccgcctctactggcagtgattattgagaagtagcggagtgcagtgcttgctgagatgtcgtagtgaagagttcttgtcgagaggtcgtagtagggagtgcttgtggagatgttgtagtaatgactgcttgttccatgttttatgcagttgtttgatgggctacacagcagatgttgttctaatggagatattgtaatgattatagtgcttttcatcaatatatatgaaggtaacaaactcgctttttttattatttcaatgtcttgaataatgcgtcattacaggttcagtcaacaaagcatctggctcgtgttcttgtgttagagtgtaattctgtttttcttgcgtaattatagtgtttctatttttttaattgtacttaaaatttcttatcttattgaagaagaaccgtgccagatgtgtacgttgagtcatactccACACACAGAAAAGTTATACTTGTGTTTTGTTgggttcgtaggttttatagttgctggggacttacttaattaattgtgttaacggaaattttcatttcattctttgttgttgttctatgcagtcagattgcgtacaaaaactagtcagggccaaccgtttacgagacctcGTAACCGTATATACAGctactaaaactaaaaatatttgcattttaaataattaagcccccatgcacgtggcgaccgctgcttcggatcgtcccttggaattattctgattgtaaaaatagtagacggtagtattgttgtagtaatttgtagtttagtaattgtagtctgtattgcatgtgtagatttggtgattgtcattcttttattgttcgttaatcgtatttgagggaagcatttcgtgtgaatgatattgttgatgataaagtgtcattgtgtgtaattttcatatagtgatgagttttgtatattttgtaaatgattacgcgatcaatgaaaaaggcaaaaatgatgaatagtaagaatgacgaaattgttaacatggcgaactcgccaacacaggagaacagtgtgatgaataatgaagttgaaaacaatttaataagtcgggaaaatagtccggaaccatttcaaaatttttctccatCAGAAAATTCagagaatacgagattaacgatagaagattctgaaatagtatcgaacacagatagctttatggctatgcagaaggaagttagttttgcgggaaatgttaggggcgaaaagaatttcgaaccggctaatatggagcagttgatgggtgcaatattaaatctgggatcacagttggaacctaaatttaaaacagagataggaacaattgaaactggtatgggaacaatggaaacacggttagactcactgggatcacagttacgatctgaactaaaaactgatatgggaacaatgagaacacagttagactcactgggattgcagttaggatctgaattaaaaacagtggcaatacGGTTAgattcacaaataggaacaattaaaacagatatggaaacaatggaaacacggctagactcacgaatagggacatgtttcaaaaatatgaaagatgaattaaagaaagaaattagagaagaagtacaaccgattttgaatgctcacaataatagattaattgcagtagagattagacaaaaggaacaggacagagaacaggaagaaagagatcacgcgatagtacaaaaattttcagaattaaatttacaatgtgcacacgataaggaagaaatacttgtaggaatagaggaatccgtaccaaatgacagaataaataacctaacacaagaaTATGAACAGTTGACTAATAAATGTATCAATACTGAAACccaagtcgcgacacttacggaagacgtaaataaacagaaagaacaaataggtgatttatcggaaagactTGAGGAGATttgagataaattgacaagtcttagcttaaatggggacagagattcagatgatacagctccattgccattttcagaaaccgaagagtaccagaacataaataagcatgttgaaaatcagggaaaatttaatgaacgcgttaaaagggaagttgaggcattacgaaagtaagtcaaacaaatcgaaggcgaaattgtaggaaaagacagtagaagaaatttagaatcacagatagcagaggggtttgaagaaagtaatttgtttcatttacgagaagcaacaagagagcgccaggcgcgcgaacttgacaataatcgacattgggactgggacagacgcggtaggtctttgtcgccacaaggagaaaactttgactataaacacttcttaacagttcggaaatttaagatctttcgcaattctaagaatgacatacatccatgttcatggttagatcaattcatgtacgcacttccaccaaattggccactaagtcacaaattggaatttatgtgtggatatttagaaaacgaaccggcgacgcgcatgcgcgcacttatta
This genomic interval from Schistocerca cancellata isolate TAMUIC-IGC-003103 chromosome 3, iqSchCanc2.1, whole genome shotgun sequence contains the following:
- the LOC126176109 gene encoding elastin-like; this translates as MFSRLAVELTNVKAGRLAPLWQIGRRAGPPWNVARSGSHAVYIPGAGTQTASVVGDAAGQQQQQGQQQTTTTMRTLAVLTALVAACTAGVIPGYPGAYYPGAYPGAYPGAYPGAPHAAPAVPADTPEVAAAKAAHFAAVAQATAAAGGAPHAPAAPAYPGAYPGAYPGAYPGAYPGAPHAAPAVPQDTPEVAAAKAAHFAAVAQAQGAAHAPGAPYGVPGAPYGVPGVPYGAAPGVGPGGVPQDTPEVAAAKAAHAAAHARASGAAHGHYYG